The genomic window GACGGCGACGGCCGCGACGACCTGTCGATCATGCACCACCTCGCCGACGACAGCGTGAAGATGTGGACCTGGACCGCTCGTCCCGACACCCTCTTCAACGCCGGACTCGCCGGATACACCGTCCCCGCCACCAGCTGGGACTACACCCTCTCCCGCTTCGCCAACACCTACAACCACTAGAAGCGGCTGACTGACCGAGGACCCGGCGGCACCCAGCCACCGGGTCCTCGCGGCTTACGCGCCGAGCCGTTCGCGAGCGGCGGCGTCGACGAAGGCGCCGAAGGCGGCCGGGGCGAGGGTGAAGTGGGGGCCGTCGGGGACCTTGGAGTCGCGGACGGCGATGAGGTGGGGGGTTTCGGCGATCTCGACGCATTCGCCGCCCTGGTCGCTGCTGTAGCTGGACTTGCGCCAGGCGGCGCCGCCGAGGGGGGCGCACTCGACGCAGGAGCCACCCTGGTCGCCGCTGTAGCTGGACTTACGCCAACGAGCGCCCGTCAAACGAGAGTTGTTGCTCCCCATGGCATTCCTCCATCGTGCGCCGGATCAGCGCAGCCGAGTCCTTGATGGACAGGGCGGCGGCTTGGAGGTGATCGTAACGGAGGGAGCAGTCCTTGACGGTGTCCGGGTTGGCGGTCGGATGCCCTTGCCCGTAGCCCTCGGTATAGACGATCGCAGGGTCGTCAACGAAGCGGAAAAGGTCGAACGAGCCTTGCAATCCGGCATGGGCTCCCACCGCGAACGGCAGCACCTGGACGTTCACCAAGGGGTCGTCCTCGTACGACAACAGACGAGTCAGTTGGCCGCGCATGACATCAGGCCCACCGATCTCCTGGCGTAACGCCGCTTCCCCGATGACCGCCCAAAGCACCGGCGGCTGCTCCTTCTTCAGAATGCGCTGCCGCCCCAGCCGTACTGTCGTACGGTCATCGAGCTTGCTCCGATCCATCGCGCCGAGCACAGCCCGCGCGTACGCCTGCGTCTGCAGCAGACCATGCGCCAGGTGTGTATGGAAGGTGGCGATCTCGGTCGCCCGCGCCTCCAACTCCGCCACCTGTTGGAACCACGCGGGGAGCTGGCTCCGCAACACCAGCCCCAGCAGCCGCGTGAGCAACCCACCCGTCCCCAGCGCCGCGTCCACCCGCTCGCTGAACGGCTCCGTCGGCAGCTTCCGCGCCGTCTCGACCTGGCCCACCAGCGAGCCCGTGTAGTTGATGACGTCGCCCAGTTGCCTCTGCGTGAGCCCGGCCGCTTCGCGATGGCGACGCAACTCGTAGCCGTAGTAGTCGAGCGGCGAGGCGCTCGGGTCGAGGACGTTGATATGGGCCACGCGGTACCCCCTCGTGCGCAACTCCGTCCACTTCGGGACGCGTTGTATTCGATCCGTAGCCGAGAGTAGCCGTCGCGCGCCACGCTGGCCCCGTGAACGAGAACATTCCCGCCACTCCCCCGGCCCCCCAATACGCCATGCGCTTCACCGTCGGCGACCACTCCGCCCGCCACGTACGGCGCATCCTCCGCCACTACCTCACCCAGTGGGGCATGCCGTCCCTCGCCGACGACGCCGCGCTCGCCCTCACCGAGCTCCTCACCAACGTCCACCGCCACGTCCCCGACCGCCGCTGCGCCCTCCTCATCGAACGCAGCCCCACGGGCCTGCGCGTCGAGGTCCACGACAGCTCGCCCACCCTCCCCCGACCGCACCGCGCGTCGCCCGACGACGAGACCGGGCGAGGGTTGGCGGTGCTGGACGCGGTCGTCCACAAGTGGGGGGTGGCGCAGACGGGTTCTCCCGGCAAGACGGTCTGGTTCGAGTGCCGTCATCGGCCAACCTCTGAATC from Streptomyces sp. FIT100 includes these protein-coding regions:
- a CDS encoding ATP-binding protein, with translation MNENIPATPPAPQYAMRFTVGDHSARHVRRILRHYLTQWGMPSLADDAALALTELLTNVHRHVPDRRCALLIERSPTGLRVEVHDSSPTLPRPHRASPDDETGRGLAVLDAVVHKWGVAQTGSPGKTVWFECRHRPTSESAQVASPPGRSM
- a CDS encoding helix-turn-helix transcriptional regulator produces the protein MAHINVLDPSASPLDYYGYELRRHREAAGLTQRQLGDVINYTGSLVGQVETARKLPTEPFSERVDAALGTGGLLTRLLGLVLRSQLPAWFQQVAELEARATEIATFHTHLAHGLLQTQAYARAVLGAMDRSKLDDRTTVRLGRQRILKKEQPPVLWAVIGEAALRQEIGGPDVMRGQLTRLLSYEDDPLVNVQVLPFAVGAHAGLQGSFDLFRFVDDPAIVYTEGYGQGHPTANPDTVKDCSLRYDHLQAAALSIKDSAALIRRTMEECHGEQQLSFDGRSLA
- a CDS encoding DUF397 domain-containing protein, whose translation is MGSNNSRLTGARWRKSSYSGDQGGSCVECAPLGGAAWRKSSYSSDQGGECVEIAETPHLIAVRDSKVPDGPHFTLAPAAFGAFVDAAARERLGA